CGGCGGAAATAGCGGCCCAGGTGGCCAAAGCGCTTGGGAAGGGCTGACGCCATGTATGGATGGATTTTCCGCCACTTGCCAGGCCCGCTGTGGCTCAGGATTGTCACCTCGCTGGCACTGCTGGCCTGCGCGCTAATACTGATGGTTCAGTTTCTCTTCCCCTGGATGTCACAGTTCACCCAGTTCACCGACTCAACGATTGGTTCAGTAACTCAACAATGAGCACCAAGATCCTGGTCGTAGACAACTACGACAGCTTTGTTTACACCCTGGTGGGGTACCTCCAGGAACTGGGCGCCGAGACAACGGTGGTCCGCAACGACGACGTCACCCTCGCGGAGGCGATCGAGATGACGGAAGCGCGCGACGGCGTCCTCGTCTCGCCAGGACCCGGCACCCCGGCGGAGGCCGGCGTCTGCATCGAACTGATCAAATGGTGCGGCAGCCACAACAAGCCCATGTTCGGCGTCTGCCTGGGACACCAAGCCCTGGCTGAGGCCTACGGCGCCACCGTGACCCACGCACCTGAGCTGATGCACGGAAAGACCTCCCTCGTGGAGCACCAGGGCGCCAGTGTCTTCGCCGGCCTCCCCTCCCCCGTCACCGCCACGCGCTACCACTCTTTGGCTGCGGTCCGGGAGACCATCCCGGACATCCTGGAAATAACGGCCCAGACGGCCAACGGCGTGATCATGGGATTGCAGCACCGGACGGCACCACTCTGCGGCGTGCAGTTCCACCCGGAGTCAGTCCTCACAGAGGGCGGCTACCAGATGCTCGGGAACTGGCTGGAATCACTCGGCATGGAAGGTGCCGCCGAGCGCGCCGCGAAACTGAGTCCGCTGATCCAGCACTAGGGTCCAACAGTGCGCCGCAGCGAAGGCTAACCGCGGTCCTTGCTCGGATCGGTCGCCGTAGGCGTGGGAGTCGGGGTGGGGCTGGGCGCTGGGGCCTTGGCAATGATCACGTTGATGGTCTTGCCCTGCTCCACCAGCGCGTTGACGGCGTCGCTTTGCTCCGTGACCTTCCCGGGCTCCACTTCGGAGTTCTCAACTTCTTTCACCGACATGCCCAGGCCGAGGTTCTTGAGGGCAGCCTCAGCTTCCGCACGCGGCAGGCCGCGGAGTTCGGGCATGGCCACCTTGCCCGTTGACACAACGATTTCCACGGTGCTTCCGATCGGGACTGTGTCGCCTGGGGCGGGTTTGGTGGTGATGACGATTCCCGCCGGCACGCTGGCGCTGTTCGCCATCGTGGTGCCAGGGGCGCCGGCAAGGCCGATCTGCCGCAGGACATCCCGGGCCGCCGCTTCCGTGCGGCCCGGCAGGTTGTCCGGGATCTTGACGGCGCTCGGCCCATCGGAGATGTTCAGCGTCACCTTCGACTCGGCTTCCATGGATGTACCTGCCGCTGGCACCGTGCCGATGGCCGTTCCCTTGGCGATGGTGTCATGCTGCAGCCTGGTGATCTGTGGGCTTAGCCGGGCGTTGTAGAGCTTCTGCAGGGCCTCAGTTTCCGTCAGTGACGCCACGGGCGGGACCAGGACCTTCGCCACGGCGGGCGGCGGTTGGTTCATGATGTTGTAGAGCCAGAGGCCACCGCCGGCGAGGACCAGCAGCGTGAAAATCACCAGGGTGGCAATCCACGTCCGGCGGCGGGACTTCTGCCGCGGTGTACGCTCACGTTCGGGCGGGAGCCCAAGGGGAAGATCGCTGGCTTCGGAGGGTTCGTAAACCAGGGCGGGCAGGGCCCGGTCATCGCCTAGAGTGTCCTGGACGGGCCGCAGCCTGCCGCTCGGTGCATCGTCGAGGAAGCTTGCACCCGTGAGCGAATAGGGGGCAGCCTGGGCCGTGCGCTCCGTGGCAGGTACCGTGTTGTTGGGTTCCGTGGCTGCTTCACCTGCCGCCACGTCGGGGACGGGGACGCCGCTGCGGGCCGCCCGGAGGGCGCGCTGGAAGGCGGCCGCATCCTGGAAGCGGTCGGCACGGTTTTTCTGCAAAGCTTTCGAGAGGACGCTGTCCAGGGCTTCTGACACGTCCGGGTTGAGGCTGCCGGCCGGTTCCGCGATCTCACGGACGTGCTGGTAGGCCACGGAGACCGGACTGTCGCCGACGAACGGCGGACGACCCGTCAGCATTTCGTACAGCAGGCATGCAGCGGAGTACAGGTCGCTGCGGGCGTCCACAGTTTCGCCCCGCGCCTGTTCCGGCGAGAGGTACTGCGCTGTTCCCACTACTGCCTGGGTCTGGGTCATGGTGGCCGACGAATCGGCCATGGCCCGGGCAATGCCAAAATCCATCACCTTGATGGTCACCGAGTCTTCGCAGACCATTACATTTGCCGGCTTGATATCCCGGTGGACGATGCCCGCCCGGTGGCTGTACTCAAGGGCGGAGAGTACGCCGAGGATGAAGTCGATGGCATGGTCGATGGTGACTTCCTTCGCGCGGATGAGATCCCTGAGGGTCTTTCCGGATACGAACTCCATCACAATGTAGGGCACCCGGACGGTGTCCTCCGGACCCCCCGGAACCGCGTGGTCACCGGTGTCGTAGATGGCAACGATCGAGGGATGGTTCAGCGCTGCCACGGCCTGGGCCTCGCGCTTGAACCGCGCCTGGAACTGCGGATCCCGGGCAAGGTCCGGCCGGAGCAGCTTGATGGCCACTGTCCGGCCCAGCCGGGTATCAACGCCGCGGTGCACGTCAGCCATGCCGCCGCGGCCGATCAGCTCACCGAGTTCATACCGTCCGTTGAGGACGCGCTGGGTATTCACTGGGAGGCTGTCCTCTCTGTGCAACGGGATACGGGGTGAGTCCGGCACGGTGCGTCTTACTTCGACGTCGGGGTGCTGGGCGTGGGCAGGAGTTCCGCGGCGAGGTGGTAGGTCACTACGGATCCGGCGGGCACCTTGCTTCCGGCGCCCGGCTCGGAACTGACGAACGTGCCGGCCTGTTGCCCGGTGCTGCCCGGCACGGCAGATCCCTTCACCCAGCGGAGCCCGGCGTCTTCGATCGCTTTCTGCGTCTGAGCTTCGGTGCTGCCCACGCCTATCGCGGGCACGGAAATCTCTTGGCTCGGATCCTTGCCCTTGGAATAGGTGACGGTGATGGTCTCCCCGGGATTAACCCGACCGGACGGCTCGATGTTGGTGACCGTTCCCTGTGCCGCATCGCTGAACACCGGGTCGCCTTTCACGGTTAGTCCCATACCGACGAGCTGGCTGCGGACGTCATTGTACTGCTGACCCAAGTAGGCGTCCGGGATCAGGTTGATGGCTTCCGGAGTGGTTTGCGTGGGGGTCGGAGTGGGGGTGGGGCTGGCGGAAGTGGGCTTGGCGGAAGTGGCCGACGCCGACGGGCTGGCACTGCTTGGCTTAGCGCTGCTGGACGTCGAAGAGGACTGTGCCGGGCTTGCCGGGAAGAGGATGCCGGCCTGCGTGAGGATGACACCAACCAGCGCGAACAGCACCAGCACGATGAGGGCAATCAGCGGCCATGTCCAGGGACTGCGGCCACGGCGTTGCGGTTCGTCCTCCGGCTCGTCATAGCGGTCGTGTTCCTCTTCCTGTTCCCAGGTGCGCTCGGCTGCCAGGGCATCGGCACGCGAAAGCGTGCCGCGCGGACCGGTGGCCCCCGCAGCAGCTCCGGCGGCCAGGCCCGCGGCCGCCCCGGCGCCCGCGGCGCCGACCACGGGAAGTGCGGATGTCGCCGTCGTCGATTTGTCCTTTTCGGGACCTGAGTCGATGACGCCGGTGGCCGCGGTGGGAATGTCCACAGGGGCGGTGATGGGCCCGGTGGTTGCCTCGAAGAGCAGCATGCCGGGAACGGCAGCGTGGGCAGTTGCGATGTCGCCGTTGCGGATGGCCTCGGCCGCTTCGGACAGCTTGATGGCGTTGGCCGGGCGGTTCTTGGGGTCCTTGGCGAGCATGGACATCAGGAGGGCCCGGACCGGAGTCGGGAGGGTTTCCGGCAGCGGCGGCGGAGCGTCGTTCACCTGCGCCAGCGCGATGGCGATCTGCGACTCCCCGGAGAACGGCCGGCGCCCGGTGAGGCACTCGTAGCCGATGACGCCGAGCGAGTAGATGTCCGAGGCGCCCGTGGCGGTCTGGCCGGTGGCCTGTTCCGGGGCAAGGTACTGGGCCGTGCCCATGACCTGCCCGGTCTGGGTCAGCGGGACCTGGTCGGCCAGCCGGGCGATACCGAAGTCGGTCACCTTGACGCGCCCCTCCGGAGTGATCAGCAGGTTGCCCGGCTTGATGTCGCGGTGGACCAGGCCCTGTGAGTGGGCAACAGACAGGGCCCGGGCCGTCTGGGCGATCATGGACAGCGTCCGGTCCGGAGAGAGCACCTGTTCGCGTTCGATGATGGCGCTCAGCGGATGGCCCGGGACCAGCTCCATCACCAGGTAGGCCGATCCCTCTTCCTCGCCGTAGTCAAAGACATTGGCGATGCCCACGTGGTTCAGCAGGGCCGTGTGGCGCGCCTCGGCACGGAAGCGCTGGAGGAACCCGGGATCGCCCGTGTACTCCTCTTTGAGCACCTTGATGGCGACAATCCTGCCAAGGATAAGGTCCTTGGCTTTCCAGACTTCTCCCATCCCGCCAATCGCAATACGCGTGGTCAGCTGGAATCTCCCGCCGAGGGTGATTCCCGATGTAGGCCTCACTTATTCAACACCGCCTCAAAAATCTTCTTCGCGTTCGGACTGGTTAGCTGTGCACCGGTGGTGATGTCCACGCCCTGCATGACGACGGTCACCGACACCTGCGGATCGTTGGCCGGGGCGAACCCGGTAAACCATGAGTTGTTCGAGCCGTCTCCGAGCTCGGCGGTGCCGGTCTTGCCCGCCACCGGGACGCCCGGTACGGCCGCCCCCTTGGCGATGCCGTCGCTGACCACGCTGGTCATCCACTCCGTGATCTGCCGCGAGATCTCCGGTGTAGTGGACGTCCGGAGGACCTCGGGTTTCGGTTCGCTGATGACGCGCAGGTCCGGGGACCGCACTGTCTTGACCAAATTGGGTTCCATCTGGACTCCACCGTTGGCGATCGCCGACGTCATCAGGGCAATCTGCAGCGGCGTGGCCCGGACATCCCGCTGGCCGATGACGGACTGGGCGAGCCCGGCGTGGTCCAGTTCCTCTTCCGGGAATGGTTTCTTGGCGTAGTCCAGTTTAAGCTGGTCGCCAAGGTCCTCGCCGAAACCGAATTTTGCGGCCTGGTCGGCTATCGCCTTTTGGCCCAGGTCAAGGGCAATGCTCGCGAACGGCGTGTTGCAGGACTGCTGGAGCGCGAAGGCGAAGCTGGCCGTGTTTTGCGTGTAGCAGTTACCGCCGGCGTAGTTCGGCAGCTTGTACTGGATGCCCGGGAACGGCATTTCCGCCGGGTTGGGCAGCACGCTGTCCTTGTTGTATTTCCCCGAGCTGAGCGCCGCGGCCGTATCAATGAGCTTGAACACCGAGCCGGGTGCCAGAAGCGCGCCGGTGGGGCCGCTGACGTTCTGGTTCAGGTTGATTCCGGGAATCTTGTTCAACTCGTTCAGGTTGGCTGCCTCGGCATCCGGGTCCTGGGTTGCGATCAGGTTGGGGTCGTAGGACGGCTTGGACACCATGGCCAGGATGTCGCCGGTCTTCGGGTTGGTCACCACAATGGAGCCGCGCTGGCCGTCCGGAATCAGGTCGTAGGCAAGCTTCTGGATCTTAGGGTCAATCGTCAGTTCAACGGACGCTCCCTTGGGCTGGTTGCCCAGGAACATCTGGCCGATCCGGTCGAGGAAGAGCTGGTCCGAGCTGCCCTCGAGCTGTTCGTTCATGGCCTTCTCCAGCCCGGTGACGCCGAAGCTCCGGGAGAAGTATCCGGTGATGCCGGCGTAGAGCTCAGGCTGCGTGTAGCTGCGCTGGAATTTGCAGCTTTCCGAACCGGGCACGGACTGCGCCACGGCCGTTCCGCCTACGATGATCGCTCCGCGGTCGTTGCAGTAGTTCTGCAGGATGGCGCGCTTGTTCCAGGCATTGGCCTGCAACTCATCAGCACCGATCACCTGAACGTAGCTGAGGGCGCCGAAAATGAGCGCGAACATGGCCACCGCGGCAATCCATGAATTCCGAATAGCGTGGTTCACAGTTGTTTCACCGCTTCAGTCGGGGCGTCGGGGTGGGTGGCAGCGGGCTGCCGTCCGGGCTGTTTGGCCGGGCGCGGCGGCGCGGGTGGAACAGGTTTCTGTTCATCCGGCTGCGCGCCGTGCGGCATGGGCGTAGTGTCCACGGGACCGCGGGCGGTGTGCGAGATCATCAGCAGCAGGCCAACGATGATCCAGTTGGCCAGCAGCGAGGATCCGCCCGCCGCCAGGAAGGGCGTGGTGAGACCGGTCAGCGGAATCAGTCGGGTCACGCCGCCGATCACCACAAAACACTGCAGGGCAATGGCAAAGGACAGGCCGCAGGCCAGCAACTTGCCGAAGGCATCCCGCGTGCCCAAGGCCGCGCGGAAGCCACGCGTGAACAGCAGAAGGTACATCAGTACGATCGCGAAGAGGCCGATAAGGCCAAGTTCCTCGCCGAATGACGCGATGATCATGTCGCTGTTGGCGAACGGCACCAGGTTTGGCCGGCCCTGGCCCAGGCCCGTACCAACCAGGCCGCCGTTGGCCATGCCAAAGAGTCCTTCGACGATCTGCAGGCTGCCGCCGAACTGCCGTCCGTAGACTTCGTCCGTGAAGGCGTTGAGCCATCCGTCGATGCGGAGACCCACGTGGGAGAAGACCTTGGAGGCAACAAAGCCGCCACCCAGGAGCAGCGCGACGCCGATGATGACCCAGCTGATGCGGCTGGTGGCCACGTAGATCATCACGATGAAGAGGCCGAAGAACAGCACCGAAGAGCCTAGGTCGCGTTGGAAGATCAGCACACCGATGCTTACCAGCCAGGCCGTGATCATGGGCCCCATGTCCTTGAAGCGCGGGAACTGGAGCGGCCCGATCTTGCGTCCGGCCAGCAGGATGAGGTCGCGGTTGGACGAAAGATACCCGGCGAAGAATATTGCCAGCGTGATCTTGGCGACTTCGCCCGGCTGGAAGGTCATGGGGCCGATCTTGATCCAGACGCTGGCGCCCAGGACTTCGCCGGCGGAGATGCCCGGCACCAACGGCAAGATCAGCAGCAGGGCACTGACAGCCAGCGAGATGTAGGTGAAGCGGCGCAGGATCCGGTGGTCTTTGAGGAACCAGATCACCGCGATGGCGACACCCATGGCCACCAACGTCCAGCGGAGCTGGTTGTTTCCGGTGTCCTCGCCCACCCGGTCCAGGCGGTGGATCATGGCCAGCCCGAGGCCGTTGAGGGCAATCACGAGCGGAAGTATTACGGGATCGGCATATTTTGCGCGGATCCGGAGGACGACGTGGAAAGCGAGGGCGGCGGCAGCCAGCAGGCTCGACTGGAACCAGAAATCGGTGTCAAACGCCTTTTCCTGATCCACGCCCACGAGGGCATTGGCGCCGATGCCGACGGCAAGGGCAAGGATCAACAGGGCCAGTTCGGCATTCCTGCGCGGCTTGGGAGTGGCCTCGATTTGTGTCATTTGGCCTCCTCACAAGGGTTGGCGGTCGGGCTGGGTGTTGCGGTCGGTTTGGGTGTTCCCGGCGGCGCGGCTGTGCCGCTTGGCGCGGGCGCCGCCCCGGAAGCGGATGGCGGGGCTGCCGTTGCGGTGGGCGACGGCGACAGGCACTCGTCCGACGGCGAGGTGGTACCGGTCAGGTCAAGGTTCTTGACGATCCGTTGGGCGTCGTAGAGGTCCTTCGCGGGCACCGTCTGGCGGACCCGTTGCTGCGAGAACTCAGGGAGGTCTGACATTTTGATGTCGGTGACGGTTTCCAGCGTCGACAGCTGGATGGGTCCCAAACGCTGGGAAACGCCGTTGAAGATAGCTACCCGTTGATCGTATTCGCCGATGTAGTAGCGCGTTTGCGTCCAGGCGTAGCCGAGCCACAGGCCAACGCTCAGGATGATCAGGAGGGCCGCCGCCGTGGCGATGGTGACCCAGCGGCGCGGCTTGGCAGCGGGTTTGTATTCGTCCGTTTCCTCGCGGCCCTGATCCGACTTGTGGGTGAGAACGGTTGCTGCGCGGCGCGCGACGGTCCGTCCTGCGATCGTGGGGATGGAGCCGGACTCGGCCGCGGCGACCGCCGCGCCCACGAGTTCATGCGGGCGGTTGGCGAGTTCCTCGCGAAGGACAGCGGCGGAGAGGTGCTCGCCGAGGTGGGGGTCCGTGGCGGTGGCGGGTTCAGCGGATGTCGCGGGAGGCGTGCCTACCTCGCCTTCCGTGGCCGCACCCGAAACTGCATTCTCCGAAGCATCCGCGCTGTCCGCTGTCGCAGCGGCCGGCGACGCCGGGGCATCCGCAGGTTTGGGGGAGGCGCTGTCAGTTGGGGCGGCTTCAGGGCCGCGGGACCCGGCGGCAGTGCCTGCCGGGGGCTGCACGATCTCGACGGCGGCGGTGCGGACGTCGTCGGACGTCTGTTCCACTATCTCAAGCAGGACAACGGTGACGTTGTCCGGAGCGCCTGCTTCGAGGGTGAGGTCCACCAGTTTTTCGACGCACTCGCGCAGGTCCTTGGTTTCGCGGACGGTGCGCTCCACCACGTGGCCTGCAACGTAATTAAGGCCGTCCGAGCAGAGCAGCCACCGTTCGCCGGGCTCCACCTCGTGGGTGGCCAGATCTAGTTCGGGACTAGCGTCGACGTCGCCCAGGACCCGCATGAGTACGTTCTTGTGCGGATGTGTTTCCGCTTCCTCGGGGCGAAGTCTGCCTTCGTCGATGAGCCTTTGGACGAAAGTGTGGTCGACGCTGATCTGTTTGAATTCACCGTTGCGCAGCCGGTAGGCGCGGGAGTCGCCGATGTGGGCGAAGTGCAGTTTGCCCTCGGCCAGGAGCAGAGCCGTGACGGTGGTGCCCATCCCGGCAAGCTTGGGGTTGATGTGCACCAGTTCGGACAGGAGGGAATTGGCGGTCTGGATCTCGTCCGCCAGGACGGTGCCGGCGTCGCCGTCG
This genomic window from Arthrobacter sp. 24S4-2 contains:
- a CDS encoding aminodeoxychorismate/anthranilate synthase component II, producing MSTKILVVDNYDSFVYTLVGYLQELGAETTVVRNDDVTLAEAIEMTEARDGVLVSPGPGTPAEAGVCIELIKWCGSHNKPMFGVCLGHQALAEAYGATVTHAPELMHGKTSLVEHQGASVFAGLPSPVTATRYHSLAAVRETIPDILEITAQTANGVIMGLQHRTAPLCGVQFHPESVLTEGGYQMLGNWLESLGMEGAAERAAKLSPLIQH
- the pknB gene encoding Stk1 family PASTA domain-containing Ser/Thr kinase, whose product is MNTQRVLNGRYELGELIGRGGMADVHRGVDTRLGRTVAIKLLRPDLARDPQFQARFKREAQAVAALNHPSIVAIYDTGDHAVPGGPEDTVRVPYIVMEFVSGKTLRDLIRAKEVTIDHAIDFILGVLSALEYSHRAGIVHRDIKPANVMVCEDSVTIKVMDFGIARAMADSSATMTQTQAVVGTAQYLSPEQARGETVDARSDLYSAACLLYEMLTGRPPFVGDSPVSVAYQHVREIAEPAGSLNPDVSEALDSVLSKALQKNRADRFQDAAAFQRALRAARSGVPVPDVAAGEAATEPNNTVPATERTAQAAPYSLTGASFLDDAPSGRLRPVQDTLGDDRALPALVYEPSEASDLPLGLPPERERTPRQKSRRRTWIATLVIFTLLVLAGGGLWLYNIMNQPPPAVAKVLVPPVASLTETEALQKLYNARLSPQITRLQHDTIAKGTAIGTVPAAGTSMEAESKVTLNISDGPSAVKIPDNLPGRTEAAARDVLRQIGLAGAPGTTMANSASVPAGIVITTKPAPGDTVPIGSTVEIVVSTGKVAMPELRGLPRAEAEAALKNLGLGMSVKEVENSEVEPGKVTEQSDAVNALVEQGKTINVIIAKAPAPSPTPTPTPTATDPSKDRG
- a CDS encoding protein kinase is translated as MRPTSGITLGGRFQLTTRIAIGGMGEVWKAKDLILGRIVAIKVLKEEYTGDPGFLQRFRAEARHTALLNHVGIANVFDYGEEEGSAYLVMELVPGHPLSAIIEREQVLSPDRTLSMIAQTARALSVAHSQGLVHRDIKPGNLLITPEGRVKVTDFGIARLADQVPLTQTGQVMGTAQYLAPEQATGQTATGASDIYSLGVIGYECLTGRRPFSGESQIAIALAQVNDAPPPLPETLPTPVRALLMSMLAKDPKNRPANAIKLSEAAEAIRNGDIATAHAAVPGMLLFEATTGPITAPVDIPTAATGVIDSGPEKDKSTTATSALPVVGAAGAGAAAGLAAGAAAGATGPRGTLSRADALAAERTWEQEEEHDRYDEPEDEPQRRGRSPWTWPLIALIVLVLFALVGVILTQAGILFPASPAQSSSTSSSAKPSSASPSASATSAKPTSASPTPTPTPTQTTPEAINLIPDAYLGQQYNDVRSQLVGMGLTVKGDPVFSDAAQGTVTNIEPSGRVNPGETITVTYSKGKDPSQEISVPAIGVGSTEAQTQKAIEDAGLRWVKGSAVPGSTGQQAGTFVSSEPGAGSKVPAGSVVTYHLAAELLPTPSTPTSK
- a CDS encoding penicillin-binding protein 2, giving the protein MNHAIRNSWIAAVAMFALIFGALSYVQVIGADELQANAWNKRAILQNYCNDRGAIIVGGTAVAQSVPGSESCKFQRSYTQPELYAGITGYFSRSFGVTGLEKAMNEQLEGSSDQLFLDRIGQMFLGNQPKGASVELTIDPKIQKLAYDLIPDGQRGSIVVTNPKTGDILAMVSKPSYDPNLIATQDPDAEAANLNELNKIPGINLNQNVSGPTGALLAPGSVFKLIDTAAALSSGKYNKDSVLPNPAEMPFPGIQYKLPNYAGGNCYTQNTASFAFALQQSCNTPFASIALDLGQKAIADQAAKFGFGEDLGDQLKLDYAKKPFPEEELDHAGLAQSVIGQRDVRATPLQIALMTSAIANGGVQMEPNLVKTVRSPDLRVISEPKPEVLRTSTTPEISRQITEWMTSVVSDGIAKGAAVPGVPVAGKTGTAELGDGSNNSWFTGFAPANDPQVSVTVVMQGVDITTGAQLTSPNAKKIFEAVLNK
- a CDS encoding FtsW/RodA/SpoVE family cell cycle protein, yielding MTQIEATPKPRRNAELALLILALAVGIGANALVGVDQEKAFDTDFWFQSSLLAAAALAFHVVLRIRAKYADPVILPLVIALNGLGLAMIHRLDRVGEDTGNNQLRWTLVAMGVAIAVIWFLKDHRILRRFTYISLAVSALLLILPLVPGISAGEVLGASVWIKIGPMTFQPGEVAKITLAIFFAGYLSSNRDLILLAGRKIGPLQFPRFKDMGPMITAWLVSIGVLIFQRDLGSSVLFFGLFIVMIYVATSRISWVIIGVALLLGGGFVASKVFSHVGLRIDGWLNAFTDEVYGRQFGGSLQIVEGLFGMANGGLVGTGLGQGRPNLVPFANSDMIIASFGEELGLIGLFAIVLMYLLLFTRGFRAALGTRDAFGKLLACGLSFAIALQCFVVIGGVTRLIPLTGLTTPFLAAGGSSLLANWIIVGLLLMISHTARGPVDTTPMPHGAQPDEQKPVPPAPPRPAKQPGRQPAATHPDAPTEAVKQL
- a CDS encoding PP2C family serine/threonine-protein phosphatase → MRYAARSDVGRIRAKNDDSAYVGRHLAVVADGMGGHAGGDVASAATVLDMLHLDHGHYDGDAGTVLADEIQTANSLLSELVHINPKLAGMGTTVTALLLAEGKLHFAHIGDSRAYRLRNGEFKQISVDHTFVQRLIDEGRLRPEEAETHPHKNVLMRVLGDVDASPELDLATHEVEPGERWLLCSDGLNYVAGHVVERTVRETKDLRECVEKLVDLTLEAGAPDNVTVVLLEIVEQTSDDVRTAAVEIVQPPAGTAAGSRGPEAAPTDSASPKPADAPASPAAATADSADASENAVSGAATEGEVGTPPATSAEPATATDPHLGEHLSAAVLREELANRPHELVGAAVAAAESGSIPTIAGRTVARRAATVLTHKSDQGREETDEYKPAAKPRRWVTIATAAALLIILSVGLWLGYAWTQTRYYIGEYDQRVAIFNGVSQRLGPIQLSTLETVTDIKMSDLPEFSQQRVRQTVPAKDLYDAQRIVKNLDLTGTTSPSDECLSPSPTATAAPPSASGAAPAPSGTAAPPGTPKPTATPSPTANPCEEAK